The sequence below is a genomic window from Rhodococcus sp. 4CII.
ACCGGGAGAAGTTGACCAGCGCATCGACCACCTGCTCGGCGTCGTGTCCGGCGGCGCGCGCATTCCACAGGGCCAGCGGGGTGATCCGGTACGTGTGGACGTGTTCGGGCGCACGTTCCAGTTCCGCGAACGGCGCGATCGCCTGGCGGGCGTCGTTCGCGCGCTCGTGATCGACCTCCAACAGCAGGGTCTTGTCGGATTGGACGATCAACGGTCCGTCGGTCACGGAAGCCTCCTCGAAAATGCGGTGCCGGATGTAGCCAGCCTGTCCATTGTCCTGATCCGGGCGGCACCGCGCCACGTCGCCGTCTCCGAGCAGGCCCGATACCGGCACATCCGGGGCGGTCGAGGGCCTAAATTGAGGGTCAGCCCGGATGGATCGATGCAGAGACGAGGCTCGCGATGACCCAGCCCCCCGAAGACCCACGCCGTCCCGATCCGAATGTCCCCGGCGAGCCGCCGAACAACCCTCAGCAGCCGTATCCGCAGGGTCAGTATCCGCAACAGCCGTACTCGCAGGGGCAGTACGCTCAGCAACCCGGACAGTACCCGCCGGGTCAGTACGGGCAGCCTGGCCAGTACGGGCAATACCCGCCCGGCCAGAACCCACCGTCGCCGAAGAAATCGCGAAAGGGCCTGTTCATCGCGTTGGGCATCGCAGTCCTGGTGATCATCGCCGCCGTCGCCGCGTTCGGGGTGTTCGCCCTGAAGAGCGCGGACAAGAACGCTCTCGACGTCGGCGACTGCCTCTTCTTCGAGTCCGCATCCACGACCGCCGCCGACACTTCCCACGAGAAACGCGACTGCTCCGACGCCGAAGCCACGTACGAGGTGGCGCAGAAGAACGACGGCGACGTCCAGTGCGCGGAGGACTACTTCTCCTACACGCTCGTCGGCGACGACCAGGACGTCCAGACCACGCTCTGCCTCATCCCGAACATGATCGAGAACTCCTGCTACCTGCTCGAGGACGACGGCCGGATCCTGCCCTCGGACTGTGCCGAGGCTCAGACCGTCAAGGTTCTCGAGCGCGCGGACGGGAAGAACGACGAATCCCTCTGCAACGAATTCGACACCGCATTCCCCATCGCCTTCTCCGAACCCGAACGCACCTATTGCATCGAGGTCAACCTCGGTGGCTAGCGCCACAGGGAGTTAAATTCACGGGAATCGAGTCCGTTGAACTGCACGTTCTCCTTCGTTAGCGTCCGAGATCAAGCGAAATCACTGCGCGCGGCGAAGGGGAACCGATGGTGCGAACCCAGCCCGCCCCGCGGCGTGCCGGCCGTTCCGGGGCCAGTGCGGGCACGGTGCTGCGCACCGTTCTCGAGCGGGGGCCGATCGCGCGCAGCACGATCGCACGGGTGACCGGGCTGTCGCCCGCGACCGTCACGACCGCCAGCGCGCAACTCGTCGAGCGCGGCCTCCTGCGGGAACTGCCCGAGATCTCGGGTCCCACGGGATTGGGACGGCCACACGTGCCGGTGGACCTCGACGAGAGCCGCTACGTCGTCTACGGAATACATCTCGCGATGACCCACGTGACCACTGCACTGCTCGATCTGCGGGGGCGGGTGCTGGCGCGGTCCCGCGATCCGCACTTCGGGCTGGGACCGGCCGAGATCCTGCGGGACGCGGTGACGACCCTGGAGGGGTTGGCCGCCGAACACGGTGACATGTCGGTCCCGATCGGCGTCGGTTTCGCGGCCGGCGGCTGGATCGACTCCGAATCGGGGGTGGTGCGTGACCATCCGATACCGGGGTGGAACGGGTACCCGGTCCGCGCGGATCTCGAGCATCGCACCGGTCTGGACGTCCGGATGGATTCGCACGCCCGCGCGCTCATCGACGCGGAGGTGCTGTTCGGGGAGCCGCGGGTGAGGGAGAGCGTCGTGCAGCTCTTCGTCGGGAACGTGGTGGATGCCGCGTTCGCGACCGGAGGAGTGGTTCACCACGGCCCCCGCGCGGCGGCAGGCGCTGTGGCGCACGTGCCCGTCGAGCACAGTGTCGAGAAATGCGCCTGCGGGCGTACCGGGTGCGTGCAGGCCACCCTGTCGGATCGGGTGCTGGTGCGCAGGGCGATGCAGTTGGGCATCATCGAGCGGCCGATCTTCCGGGACCTCTTGGACGCCGGGCGGCGCCGGCAACCGGCCGCTCTGGCACTGTTCGCGGAGCGGGCACACGGGGTGGGGGTCGTCGCGGCGCGCTTGCTCGATCTGTTCAATCCGGAGGTCCTCATCGTCTGTGACCAGGGTGTGAGCCACATTCCGGGGTCCCTCGACGCGGTGCGGCGAGCCGTCGCGGACGCGTCGGCTACGTGCGACGATCCGTCGAATTCGGTGCTGTCCACCAGTTTTCCCGGACGGGCCCTTCCGGTGTCTGCGGGTGCCGTGATCCTCGCGGAGCTCTACCGGACCCCTCTGGCCAGCTTCGTGCGGCCGTTGGCCGGCATTTCGTGACGCGGATCACAGCGCCGGAGTTAATTCGGTACGAAGCAATGTTGACGGTGATTGTGCTGGAGCGCAAGGATATTGGTGTGAACACAACCGCGGCGGACATTGTGCGTACAGACTCGTGTCGCTCCGAGTCCTGTTGTCGACGCACGCGCCCGGGTCGTATCTGACGCTCCCGGACCGGCATCGTCCAGCGCTCGAAATATGTTTGCGTTCCACCTGTCTCACTCCGCTGCGTGGCACTCGACCGACTGCGTCCGGTGTGCCCGACCGGAGACCTCATCCTTCGAAGGATCAATCATGTCCAGTTCACTCGTGTCCTCCGCCGGGTACGGGCGCCTCGTGCGCGCCGCGCTCGTCGGCGCCCTGGCG
It includes:
- a CDS encoding ROK family transcriptional regulator; the encoded protein is MVRTQPAPRRAGRSGASAGTVLRTVLERGPIARSTIARVTGLSPATVTTASAQLVERGLLRELPEISGPTGLGRPHVPVDLDESRYVVYGIHLAMTHVTTALLDLRGRVLARSRDPHFGLGPAEILRDAVTTLEGLAAEHGDMSVPIGVGFAAGGWIDSESGVVRDHPIPGWNGYPVRADLEHRTGLDVRMDSHARALIDAEVLFGEPRVRESVVQLFVGNVVDAAFATGGVVHHGPRAAAGAVAHVPVEHSVEKCACGRTGCVQATLSDRVLVRRAMQLGIIERPIFRDLLDAGRRRQPAALALFAERAHGVGVVAARLLDLFNPEVLIVCDQGVSHIPGSLDAVRRAVADASATCDDPSNSVLSTSFPGRALPVSAGAVILAELYRTPLASFVRPLAGIS